The sequence TCATGTGCTGGCATTGATATACACCCATGCCGCGCACACCTTGAGCTTGAACGAGACCTGCGACGCACTGGCTTTGCACGAGGCGGAGTTCTTGCGCATTCGTGGCGCGACTCCACCCGTCCGCAACACATTCTCGAATGCCAATCGCACCCGTGATCCTGCTTTGGCAGAAGCGCTGTATTGGAAACTTTTTTCCCATCTGCAGGAAATCTGTCCGGGGTTTACCCAGTACAGAAAGCACGCTGGGTTCATCTTCCGCCTCAAGCGCGAGATCTTTGCGATAGATTCGACCACGTTGAAACTCACCTTGGCCAGCATTGATTGGGCACGCCACCGCCGGAAGAAAGCCGCCGCCAAGTGCCATATGCGGTTAAATATCGGCACGTTTTTGCCGACATTTGCTGTTGTGGAAGACGCCGCCCATCATGACTCCGTACGTGCCGACGTACTGTGCGCCGGCATGGTGACAGGCGATGTGCTGTTGGCAGACCGCGCCTATGTGGACTTGGATTTCCTCGCCAGTCTGAACGCGCGTGGCGTATTTTTCGTTTTGCGTCCCAAGTGCAACATGCTCTTCGACACCGTCAAAAACCTGCCGTGTTCGGGGAAGATCCTTCGAGACGAATTGGTCCGCCCGGCGGGTGTGGACACCGTCAAGAAGTACACCGCCAGCTTGCGTCGGGTAACCGCCCTGGTGGAAGTGGACGGAAAAGAGCGCGAGATGACATTCATCACAAACAACACCGCGTGGAGTGCGCGCACCATCGCCGAACTCTACCGTGCGCGATGGAGTATCGAGTTGTTCTTCAAGGAGCTCAAACAGACGCTGCAACTGAGCGACTTTATCGGCACCAATGAGAAGGCCGTCAAGTGGCAGGTCTGGACGGGACTGATCACGCATTTGCTCTTACGGTTTCTACGCCATGTCTCGCGCTGGGGCCACAGCTTTTCGCGCTTAGCCGGCCTCGTGCGTAGCGCCCTGTGGGTCAAAACCTGCCTGCTTGAACTGCTGCGTTGCTATGGGACAGAAGGTGCCCCCCACCGGCCTGTACTTTCCGCAAAAGACCCGTATTTGCCAGGATTTGCTAAGTTCTGCAGTTCGCCTATGGGACAGCACGTTTAATTTATCGATGAAAAGAGGCTGTTTTTACAGTGCCCCGGTAAAATTCCAGCACACGCATCCTAGCGACGGCGCGGCCGTCAGCAAAAATCCCCTGTAAAGTCGAGGGGAGCGCGTAGTATTATGCTGTCCGTGGCTCGCCTATGGGATGTTAGTGAATGCAAGAACAACCAACGCCTAATCGCTGATGCCGTTGATCAGTGGGCGCTGGAACAGAACAAGCCGGGAACTGCGGCTTTGCCTGCCAGCACAGTACTCGCTCCGTATATTAAGGGCGGTTGGCCACTATGCCTAGTTGGTGAAACTTACACTCTCAGCGGCACGGTTGCGGCCGGCACGAATATTTGCAGCGTTGCTGCCCACAACTAATAAAGAATAGCGAACATAGCTAATCTTATAAAACCAACCCCCGGGGGCAACCCCGGGGTTCTTTGTTGGCTTCTTCCGGGATTAGAGTACGTTAAGTAATAGTGTAGCCGCAGGAGGCAAACCAATGGGCGGCGTCTTGTGCTGTGACTGATCGCAGGGCCTTCGCAATGGCTGCAAGCAAGGTT comes from Verrucomicrobiota bacterium and encodes:
- a CDS encoding IS4 family transposase; this encodes MKNKTPRRRQAPRTREGKPSRSAKSKHTVFRQACNLIPEHMIPQLARDHKIDARKFSEVSHVLALIYTHAAHTLSLNETCDALALHEAEFLRIRGATPPVRNTFSNANRTRDPALAEALYWKLFSHLQEICPGFTQYRKHAGFIFRLKREIFAIDSTTLKLTLASIDWARHRRKKAAAKCHMRLNIGTFLPTFAVVEDAAHHDSVRADVLCAGMVTGDVLLADRAYVDLDFLASLNARGVFFVLRPKCNMLFDTVKNLPCSGKILRDELVRPAGVDTVKKYTASLRRVTALVEVDGKEREMTFITNNTAWSARTIAELYRARWSIELFFKELKQTLQLSDFIGTNEKAVKWQVWTGLITHLLLRFLRHVSRWGHSFSRLAGLVRSALWVKTCLLELLRCYGTEGAPHRPVLSAKDPYLPGFAKFCSSPMGQHV